Proteins encoded within one genomic window of uncultured Draconibacterium sp.:
- a CDS encoding glycosyltransferase family 39 protein, whose product MALLLILTYLLLLAPYSLNFIFYMPDERHYADAAMYMLKHGGYLSPINPDGGYRFMKPIFTYWVVLASYALFGISEFSTRFPFLLAAGMVIRLTYRTTLLAFRSRETALLALLIVGSTPVLHRSTPLALTDLLFLIFLQLIIYGTVGLLVSADRKPRFFWYLYAGAGMAVMTKGLPAIVFLSVALFYLVANPWRRLRLREVVHFPSMLTGLVLGGFWYVAIFFIHGPEAVFSFWEDQVGIRISDKIVQIAKNLVLSVLAIVLMMFPFMLAGWRGLIYRLKLKTNPKVLVVLGFSIVWGLAMVGMASFVSKFYYRYLIPVLPVLAMAMAWLIWSNHQKSGTLKMMKTGLFISFTLFLLVNLSGIVVVCLFYAPVWYYLVFALNILISSWLFLKNRRKSILRQSILIYWFMAGIFYSLYFVIRPISAPTNGQQIVQKLNELNISSGDSIQFFGHTRIASNLRVVTKGEYFFIAYKQEEAEIRPETRVVVFPDSFIEELNLENFDLVPASYVWSEINPGEIWAVKNRNELFELKKERSDIYYIGIRKSSKKN is encoded by the coding sequence TTGGCGCTATTATTAATATTGACCTACCTGCTATTACTTGCACCATATTCGCTGAATTTTATTTTTTACATGCCCGATGAAAGGCATTATGCGGATGCAGCCATGTACATGTTAAAACACGGCGGTTATCTGAGCCCAATAAATCCGGATGGAGGATATCGTTTTATGAAACCGATTTTCACCTATTGGGTGGTTCTGGCAAGTTATGCATTGTTTGGTATTAGCGAGTTTAGCACACGATTTCCTTTTTTGCTGGCTGCCGGAATGGTAATCCGGTTAACTTATCGTACTACTTTACTGGCTTTTCGATCAAGAGAAACAGCATTGCTGGCTTTACTAATTGTTGGGTCAACACCTGTTTTACACCGTTCAACGCCACTTGCATTAACCGATCTTCTTTTTCTCATTTTTCTTCAGCTCATAATTTATGGTACGGTTGGTTTGCTGGTGAGCGCAGATCGAAAACCCCGTTTTTTCTGGTATTTGTATGCCGGTGCCGGAATGGCCGTAATGACCAAAGGACTTCCTGCAATTGTGTTTCTGAGTGTTGCTTTGTTTTATTTGGTGGCGAATCCCTGGAGGCGTCTTCGGCTGAGAGAAGTGGTACACTTTCCATCGATGTTGACCGGCCTTGTACTTGGAGGTTTTTGGTACGTGGCTATTTTTTTCATACACGGACCGGAAGCTGTATTCAGTTTCTGGGAAGATCAGGTTGGAATCCGGATTTCGGATAAAATAGTGCAAATTGCAAAGAATCTGGTACTGTCGGTTTTGGCGATTGTTTTAATGATGTTCCCGTTTATGTTAGCCGGCTGGCGAGGGCTTATTTATCGACTGAAATTAAAGACGAATCCAAAGGTTTTGGTGGTGCTTGGTTTTTCTATAGTCTGGGGGTTGGCAATGGTCGGGATGGCAAGCTTTGTTTCGAAATTTTACTACCGTTATCTTATTCCTGTACTTCCTGTTTTAGCAATGGCAATGGCCTGGTTAATTTGGTCGAATCATCAAAAATCAGGAACATTAAAAATGATGAAAACAGGGCTTTTTATTTCATTCACATTATTCCTGTTGGTTAATCTATCAGGTATTGTTGTCGTTTGCTTGTTTTACGCCCCCGTTTGGTATTACCTGGTTTTTGCACTAAATATTCTTATTTCTTCCTGGCTTTTTTTAAAGAATAGAAGAAAATCGATTTTGCGTCAATCGATACTGATTTATTGGTTTATGGCGGGAATATTTTATAGTTTGTACTTTGTGATTCGGCCGATAAGTGCGCCAACAAACGGGCAACAAATCGTTCAAAAATTGAATGAACTGAATATCTCCTCCGGTGATTCCATTCAATTTTTCGGACACACAAGAATCGCCTCAAATCTCCGAGTGGTAACAAAAGGAGAATACTTTTTTATAGCTTATAAACAGGAAGAGGCAGAAATTAGACCGGAAACTCGCGTAGTAGTATTTCCCGATAGTTTTATTGAAGAGCTGAATCTGGAAAACTTCGATTTAGTGCCAGCATCTTATGTTTGGTCAGAAATAAATCCCGGAGAAATATGGGCGGTGAAAAACCGGAACGAACTTTTTGAGTTGAAAAAGGAGCGTTCGGATATTTATTATATTGGAATACGAAAATCGTCAAAAAAGAATTAA
- a CDS encoding phosphatase PAP2 family protein, translated as MKRLVYRNRYFFIPYLAFVFISALVLLFFDRIQIHIELNKLNSPFFDQFFKRITFLGDGLVCVLILAVLLLYNYRWTVIFAVSIVISNLAVFIGKQMIFYETYRPSKYFELYEKYELHLVEGVNLHNLQSFPSGHTTSAFTIFIMLAFLVRNNYLKLFCFIVALLTGYSRIYLSQHFLVDVLAGSVIGVASVLVTWHSLEGYNTEWFDYSLVSSFKKRNKKDIPATVAEGALSE; from the coding sequence ATGAAGAGGCTTGTATATCGCAACAGATATTTCTTTATTCCATACCTGGCTTTTGTATTTATTAGTGCGCTGGTTCTGCTTTTTTTTGATAGAATACAAATTCATATCGAATTAAACAAACTAAATTCTCCATTTTTCGATCAGTTTTTTAAGCGAATTACTTTTCTGGGAGACGGTCTTGTTTGTGTACTTATACTGGCAGTTTTGCTTTTATATAATTATCGTTGGACGGTTATTTTTGCCGTTTCTATTGTAATTAGCAACCTGGCGGTTTTTATTGGTAAACAAATGATTTTTTACGAAACCTATCGTCCGTCAAAATATTTCGAGCTTTACGAGAAATATGAGTTACATCTGGTAGAGGGCGTTAATTTACACAATCTGCAGAGTTTTCCTTCCGGGCATACCACATCAGCATTCACCATTTTTATCATGTTGGCTTTTTTGGTCAGAAATAATTACTTAAAGTTGTTTTGTTTTATTGTGGCACTGTTAACAGGATATTCACGTATATACCTGTCGCAACATTTTCTGGTTGACGTGCTTGCCGGATCTGTAATTGGCGTAGCCAGTGTGCTTGTAACATGGCACTCTCTGGAAGGTTATAATACCGAATGGTTCGACTATTCGTTGGTAAGTAGTTTTAAGAAACGTAACAAAAAGGATATTCCGGCTACCGTTGCAGAAGGGGCTTTATCTGAATGA
- a CDS encoding AraC family transcriptional regulator: protein MYNQIKPFILLTSTFALFSILFCFDKAFSHEVTVASLSNVSFNLSSPSGGGSKGQQEADWRIYLKKSKEFFQNREIDEAIEWAKKADSIFVLENKKPLYDAQALMGICYKDKDELVKSIKHYQLALANAPGLSSEINTMLNMAEVSLAAKDTIAVLDYLSIYRIQLDKIESRKARAYCYFQYASLLQKAGGDLNVAFSFFQKSLSICRIDSIYEIGSYNCCGIIELYEQQGKIDSCLAWQDSLAFFVEKDNSPLVHANALQCLGNFNLKQKNYKTAIKELRRALIYARKADYMPACLDIFMKLSEASEAIGDYKKSIFYLKKYDTIEDSLGASKWNERLLELQMKYENERKEQQLKTLKNRLDVALGFPVLIAVFSVFVIIFLVLFLTRKQYNPKQVAEDIVKSPPLEKSLSASQLKQWDDLQRIFIADKLYLKPDLTLTSLAKLLNTNRSTLSEIINIKSGKTFTHFVNEYRVKEACILLSDPQKNYLSIEGIGLEVGFNSRSAFYVAFAHEIEQSPASFRKTHSQK, encoded by the coding sequence ATGTATAATCAGATAAAACCATTTATATTATTAACCTCTACGTTTGCTTTATTTTCAATACTTTTTTGTTTTGACAAAGCCTTTAGTCACGAAGTTACAGTAGCCTCACTTTCTAATGTAAGTTTTAATTTGTCGTCTCCTTCTGGAGGTGGGTCAAAAGGCCAGCAAGAGGCTGACTGGAGGATATATTTAAAAAAATCAAAAGAGTTTTTCCAAAACAGAGAAATTGATGAAGCAATAGAATGGGCGAAAAAGGCCGATTCTATATTCGTTTTGGAAAACAAAAAACCACTGTACGATGCCCAAGCGCTTATGGGGATTTGTTATAAAGACAAAGATGAGTTGGTAAAATCGATAAAGCATTATCAACTTGCATTAGCAAATGCTCCCGGATTATCGAGTGAGATTAATACCATGCTTAATATGGCTGAAGTTTCACTGGCAGCAAAAGATACAATCGCTGTTCTTGACTATTTGAGTATATATCGAATTCAGTTGGATAAAATAGAGTCCAGAAAAGCAAGGGCTTATTGCTATTTCCAATATGCTTCGCTATTACAAAAAGCAGGTGGCGATTTGAATGTTGCATTTTCTTTTTTTCAAAAATCACTTAGTATTTGCAGAATTGATTCTATTTACGAAATAGGCAGTTATAATTGTTGTGGAATTATAGAGTTGTATGAGCAACAGGGAAAAATTGATAGTTGTTTGGCATGGCAGGATTCTCTTGCTTTTTTTGTGGAGAAAGACAATTCCCCATTAGTTCATGCAAATGCTTTACAGTGTTTGGGCAATTTTAATTTAAAACAGAAAAATTATAAAACAGCAATAAAAGAGCTCAGACGTGCCTTGATTTATGCTAGAAAAGCAGATTATATGCCTGCCTGTCTGGATATTTTTATGAAATTGTCGGAAGCCAGTGAAGCAATTGGCGACTATAAAAAAAGTATTTTTTATTTAAAGAAATATGATACTATTGAGGATTCTTTAGGAGCAAGTAAATGGAACGAACGCTTGCTTGAACTTCAAATGAAATATGAAAATGAGCGAAAAGAACAGCAGCTTAAAACACTCAAAAATAGATTGGATGTAGCTCTTGGTTTCCCCGTTTTGATAGCTGTTTTTTCTGTTTTTGTAATTATCTTTTTAGTTTTATTTCTAACCCGAAAACAATATAACCCAAAACAGGTGGCAGAGGATATAGTGAAATCTCCTCCATTGGAGAAAAGTTTATCTGCTAGCCAGTTAAAACAATGGGATGATTTGCAGCGAATTTTTATTGCCGATAAACTATATCTTAAGCCAGACCTGACTTTAACGAGTTTGGCAAAACTACTTAACACAAACCGAAGCACATTGTCAGAGATTATTAATATAAAATCAGGAAAGACCTTTACCCATTTTGTTAATGAATATAGAGTAAAAGAAGCTTGTATTTTATTGTCAGACCCACAGAAAAATTATTTGTCTATTGAAGGAATTGGTCTGGAAGTGGGGTTTAACTCAAGATCGGCATTTTATGTTGCATTTGCGCACGAGATAGAGCAAAGCCCTGCATCATTCCGTAAAACTCATTCTCAGAAATGA
- a CDS encoding glycosyltransferase family 39 protein: protein MLERIINKRYFPLFIFLAAAGLYLFNSWGVSIYILDEAKNASCASEMLHNGNLLVPTFNGALRTDKPPLHYLFMLLSYTVFGVNPFGARFFSAIFGALTVFTTFRYTRKFTDSKTAFWTTILLLASIHLSIQFHLAVPDPYLIFFITWSLFAFYAAVHTENKHEVFYMYFAMAMGTLAKGPVAILLPGLIFLLYLVFSRNLKWTTILNLQPLSGALLVLIVVLPWYLLNGIETHWEWTKGFFLKHNINRFSDSMEGHGGSFLITLLFVFAGMFPFSVYLPQAIIVAFKQRKNQFTLFNLIAGITIVAFFSISQTKLPNYTVPSYPFLAVLMALFISQKHSFKSFKIGFIALLTLSIILPIGGYVAMKFDPSLVAIRQIAVWLFILPLVNIVALIFRKQVNNFLLIQALSGVLTAIVFFAFIYPAIDRQNPVKQSQELVKNRELAFFQKFNPSYAFYHKKTIKELELDEFDSFFQHYPDGLIISTKKKIKQVSLDENYEIIFSARDVFESPTTVLIAKKKQ, encoded by the coding sequence ATGTTAGAAAGAATCATCAATAAAAGGTATTTCCCGCTGTTCATTTTTCTGGCAGCTGCCGGATTGTATTTATTCAACAGCTGGGGAGTTAGTATTTACATTCTCGACGAAGCAAAAAATGCAAGCTGCGCAAGCGAAATGCTCCATAATGGAAATCTGCTTGTACCAACATTTAACGGTGCGTTACGAACCGACAAACCTCCATTGCATTACCTTTTTATGCTATTGTCTTATACTGTATTTGGTGTAAATCCCTTTGGAGCGCGCTTTTTCTCGGCAATTTTCGGAGCGCTAACCGTCTTTACAACCTTTCGATATACACGGAAATTCACCGATAGTAAAACAGCCTTCTGGACAACAATCCTACTCCTGGCATCCATTCATCTTTCCATTCAGTTTCACCTTGCTGTTCCCGATCCTTATCTTATTTTTTTTATAACCTGGAGCCTCTTTGCATTTTATGCCGCTGTACACACCGAAAACAAACACGAGGTGTTTTATATGTATTTTGCAATGGCAATGGGAACATTGGCCAAAGGCCCGGTAGCCATTCTGCTTCCCGGACTTATATTTCTACTGTATCTGGTATTTTCACGAAACCTGAAATGGACAACTATATTAAATTTACAACCACTCTCAGGAGCACTTTTAGTACTGATAGTGGTTTTGCCGTGGTATTTATTAAATGGTATTGAAACCCACTGGGAATGGACAAAAGGCTTTTTTCTGAAGCACAACATTAACCGGTTTTCGGATTCTATGGAAGGTCACGGAGGAAGTTTCTTAATCACCCTCCTTTTTGTTTTTGCCGGTATGTTTCCTTTTTCGGTCTACCTGCCCCAAGCCATTATTGTGGCCTTTAAACAACGGAAAAATCAATTTACACTATTTAACCTGATAGCCGGAATTACCATCGTTGCATTCTTTTCAATTTCTCAAACTAAATTACCAAACTACACGGTTCCTTCGTATCCGTTTTTAGCTGTTTTAATGGCATTATTTATAAGCCAAAAACACTCCTTTAAATCATTCAAAATCGGTTTCATAGCATTATTAACCTTGAGCATTATTCTCCCAATTGGCGGTTACGTGGCCATGAAGTTTGATCCTTCTCTCGTCGCGATCAGACAGATAGCTGTCTGGCTCTTTATTTTGCCATTAGTAAATATTGTGGCATTGATTTTCAGGAAACAGGTCAACAACTTTCTTCTTATTCAGGCACTTTCGGGCGTGTTAACAGCTATTGTGTTTTTTGCTTTCATTTACCCGGCAATCGATCGTCAAAATCCTGTAAAACAAAGTCAGGAGTTAGTAAAAAACAGGGAGCTTGCTTTTTTCCAAAAGTTTAATCCCTCGTATGCTTTCTACCATAAAAAAACAATTAAAGAACTTGAACTAGATGAGTTTGACTCCTTTTTTCAGCATTATCCCGATGGATTAATCATCTCAACAAAGAAGAAAATCAAACAGGTATCGCTTGATGAAAATTACGAGATAATCTTTTCGGCTAGAGATGTTTTTGAATCACCAACTACAGTCCTCATCGCAAAGAAAAAGCAGTAA